A genomic segment from Streptomyces sp. NBC_01233 encodes:
- a CDS encoding NAD-dependent epimerase/dehydratase: MRVLLIGANGYLGRYVADRLLADPAVQLTALGRGDDADVRFDLATGSPGALTRFLDAVHPGVVINCAGATRGGARELTRHNTVAVATICESLRRSGCGARLVQLGCAAEYGPSQPGSSTAEDAVPRPGGPYGVSKLAATELVLGSGLDAVVLRIFSPVGPGTPAGSPLGRLAEAMRRAMQSGDGELKLSGLGVQRDFVDVRDVARAVHAASLSAAQGVVNIGTGRAVRLRDAAAVLARVAGYGGALHELDVPHGGSPQGHPHPGRPAGLASIGSPRSEATAEQLSAAAPQPYPYPDGCGAWQQADVRTARDRLGWRPRINLEESLADIWMEAACRI; the protein is encoded by the coding sequence ATGAGGGTGCTGCTGATCGGAGCCAACGGATACCTCGGCCGCTACGTCGCCGACCGGCTGCTCGCCGACCCCGCCGTCCAGCTCACCGCGCTCGGCCGCGGCGACGACGCCGACGTCCGCTTCGACCTCGCCACCGGCAGCCCCGGCGCGCTCACCCGCTTCCTGGACGCCGTTCACCCCGGCGTCGTCATCAACTGTGCCGGCGCCACCCGGGGCGGGGCCCGGGAGCTCACCCGGCACAACACCGTCGCCGTCGCCACGATCTGCGAGTCGCTGCGCCGCAGCGGCTGCGGGGCGCGCCTCGTCCAGCTCGGCTGCGCCGCCGAGTACGGGCCCAGCCAGCCCGGATCCTCCACGGCCGAGGACGCCGTGCCGAGACCCGGCGGGCCGTACGGCGTCAGCAAACTGGCCGCCACCGAGCTCGTGCTCGGCTCCGGGCTGGACGCCGTCGTCCTGCGGATCTTCTCGCCGGTGGGCCCCGGCACCCCCGCCGGATCCCCGCTCGGCCGGCTCGCCGAGGCCATGCGCCGCGCGATGCAGTCGGGCGACGGCGAGCTGAAGCTCAGCGGGCTCGGCGTCCAGCGCGACTTCGTCGACGTGCGGGACGTGGCGCGGGCCGTGCACGCCGCCTCCCTGTCCGCCGCCCAGGGCGTCGTCAACATCGGCACCGGCCGGGCGGTCCGGCTGCGGGACGCGGCCGCCGTCCTGGCCCGGGTCGCCGGGTACGGAGGAGCCCTGCACGAGCTGGACGTCCCGCACGGCGGATCCCCGCAGGGGCACCCGCATCCCGGCCGACCGGCCGGGCTCGCCTCCATCGGATCTCCCCGCTCCGAGGCCACCGCGGAGCAGCTCTCGGCCGCGGCCCCCCAGCCGTACCCGTACCCCGACGGCTGCGGGGCCTGGCAGCAGGCGGACGTCCGTACCGCCCGCGACCGGCTCGGCTGGCGGCCCCGGATCAACCTGGAGGAATCCCTCGCGGACATCTGGATGGAGGCGGCGTGCCGCATCTGA
- a CDS encoding spherulation-specific family 4 protein has translation MPHLTTPPGAMTAAATEAGRLGLGIPGYAHPLLAPVEWAELTRPGTPLHWAVLNVTDGPGGRPDPHCTEAAAKLHGADGRVLGHLAMRDGSRSFGELISDAHRFRDWYGVGGFYLADAPADQAGLASVCRVVETLRGLGEDLRIVLGHGTHPYEGYAEAADQLVTFSGAWADYRWSQVAEWTADHPAERFCHLVHGVPRTHLEEAMRIARWQGAGTIWFTDRRAVGDRDPWASMPGYWDEIVSRIGTGVLE, from the coding sequence GTGCCGCATCTGACCACGCCGCCGGGGGCGATGACCGCCGCCGCGACCGAGGCCGGCCGCCTCGGCCTCGGCATCCCCGGCTACGCACACCCGCTGCTCGCACCGGTCGAGTGGGCCGAGCTGACCCGCCCCGGCACCCCGTTGCACTGGGCCGTGCTCAACGTCACGGACGGTCCCGGCGGGCGGCCCGACCCGCACTGCACGGAAGCGGCGGCGAAGCTGCACGGCGCGGACGGCAGGGTCCTCGGCCATCTCGCGATGCGGGACGGATCGCGGTCCTTCGGGGAGCTGATCTCCGACGCCCACCGCTTCCGCGACTGGTACGGGGTCGGCGGTTTCTACCTGGCGGACGCCCCGGCCGACCAGGCGGGTCTGGCCTCGGTGTGCCGGGTCGTCGAGACCCTGCGCGGTCTCGGGGAGGACCTGCGGATCGTGCTCGGGCACGGCACGCACCCGTACGAGGGCTATGCGGAGGCCGCCGACCAGCTGGTCACCTTCTCCGGGGCCTGGGCCGACTACCGGTGGTCGCAGGTCGCGGAGTGGACCGCCGACCATCCGGCGGAGCGGTTCTGCCACTTGGTCCACGGGGTGCCGCGCACGCACCTGGAGGAGGCGATGCGGATCGCCCGCTGGCAGGGCGCGGGCACCATCTGGTTCACGGACCGGCGCGCCGTCGGCGACCGTGACCCGTGGGCCTCGATGCCCGGGTACTGGGACGAAATCGTCTCACGAATTGGGACAGGTGTCTTGGAATGA
- the moeZ gene encoding adenylyltransferase/sulfurtransferase MoeZ, producing MSLPPLVEPAAELTVDEVRRYSRHLIIPDVGMDGQKRLKNAKVLAVGAGGLGSPALMYLAAAGVGTLGIVEFDEVDESNLQRQIIHSQADIGRSKAESARDSVLGINPYVNVVLHEERLEAENVMEIFSQYDLIVDGTDNFATRYLVNDACVLLNKPYVWGSIYRFDGQASVFWSEHGPCYRCLYPEPPPPGMVPSCAEGGVLGVLCASIGSIQVTEAIKVLTGVGEPLVGRLMIYDALEMQYRQVKVRKDPDCAVCGPNATVTELIDYEAFCGVVSEEAQEAALGSTITPKQLKEWIDNDDPIEIIDVREVNEYEIVSIPGAKLIPKGEFLMGSALQDLPQDRRIVLHCKTGVRSAEVLAVLKSAGFADAVHVGGGVIGWVHQVEPEKPVY from the coding sequence GTGTCGCTGCCACCCCTGGTCGAGCCAGCTGCTGAGCTCACCGTTGACGAGGTCCGTCGGTACTCCCGCCACCTGATCATCCCGGATGTCGGGATGGACGGCCAGAAGCGCCTGAAGAACGCCAAGGTGCTGGCCGTGGGCGCGGGCGGCCTCGGCTCGCCCGCCCTCATGTACCTGGCCGCGGCCGGCGTCGGCACGCTGGGCATCGTGGAGTTCGACGAGGTCGACGAGTCGAACCTGCAGCGCCAGATCATCCACAGCCAGGCGGACATCGGCCGTTCCAAGGCCGAGTCGGCCCGCGACAGCGTGCTGGGCATCAACCCGTACGTGAACGTGGTCCTGCACGAAGAGCGGCTCGAAGCCGAGAACGTGATGGAGATCTTCAGCCAGTACGACCTCATCGTCGACGGCACGGACAACTTCGCCACGCGCTACCTGGTCAACGACGCCTGCGTGCTGCTGAACAAGCCGTACGTGTGGGGCTCGATCTACCGCTTCGACGGCCAGGCCTCGGTCTTCTGGTCCGAGCACGGCCCGTGCTACCGCTGCCTCTACCCCGAGCCGCCCCCGCCGGGCATGGTCCCGAGCTGCGCCGAGGGCGGCGTCCTGGGCGTGCTCTGCGCGTCCATCGGGTCCATCCAGGTCACCGAGGCCATCAAGGTCCTGACGGGCGTCGGCGAGCCGCTGGTCGGCCGCCTGATGATCTACGACGCGCTGGAGATGCAGTACCGCCAGGTCAAGGTCCGCAAGGACCCCGACTGCGCGGTCTGCGGTCCGAACGCGACCGTCACCGAGCTCATCGACTACGAGGCCTTCTGCGGCGTCGTGTCGGAGGAGGCCCAGGAGGCCGCGCTCGGCTCGACGATCACTCCCAAGCAGCTCAAGGAGTGGATCGACAACGACGATCCCATCGAGATCATCGACGTCCGCGAGGTCAACGAGTACGAGATCGTCTCGATCCCCGGCGCGAAGCTGATCCCCAAGGGCGAGTTCCTGATGGGCTCGGCCCTCCAGGACCTGCCGCAGGACAGGCGCATCGTCTTGCACTGCAAGACGGGTGTCCGCAGTGCGGAAGTCCTCGCGGTCCTGAAGTCCGCGGGCTTCGCGGACGCGGTGCACGTCGGCGGCGGCGTCATCGGCTGGGTCCACCAGGTCGAGCCCGAGAAGCCGGTCTACTAG
- a CDS encoding alpha/beta hydrolase, with product MPRNAWRVTAAAALAAALLSTAACSDDGEGKQPKADGTKPAKPLKWGDCDAPTPAQGSGPVPPKDWQCATLDVPLDYADPGGETIPIALIRAKARDQKNRLGSLVFNFGGPGGSGVATLPGAAKEYEALRARYDLVSFDPRGVGASAPVRCEDDKQLDVYYSQDSSPDTPEEEKTYVDNTRTYQQACKDKSGKLLPHVGTPDAARDLDRIRQALGDEKLNYFGVSYGTELGGVYAHLFPKNVGRAVFDAVVDPTKNSEEGAMGQAKGFQLALDNFAQDCVDRGDECRLQGSTPKEIEANIIKLQKELAAKPIAGIGDRQLTESAATNGIAQALYSKELWPLLEQGLDEAEGGQGQLLLALSDALNGRDQQGRYSNIGAANTAINCVDSKDRYSLEETKAKLAAFRSASPVFGDFLGWAMMSCTDWPVPGTWETPDVSAPGSAPILVIGNTGDPATPYEGARNMVERLGPGVGVELTYKGEGHGAYNSGDPCVQEAVNTYLLDGKTPKAGTVCTASPDATGTPVAPEDPAGA from the coding sequence ATGCCGAGAAACGCCTGGCGGGTCACCGCCGCCGCCGCACTCGCCGCCGCTCTGCTCTCCACGGCCGCATGCTCCGACGACGGCGAAGGGAAGCAGCCCAAGGCCGACGGCACCAAGCCGGCCAAGCCCCTCAAGTGGGGTGACTGCGACGCCCCCACCCCCGCGCAGGGCAGCGGACCGGTCCCGCCCAAGGACTGGCAGTGCGCCACTCTCGACGTCCCCCTCGACTACGCCGACCCGGGCGGCGAGACGATCCCGATCGCCCTCATCCGCGCCAAGGCCCGCGACCAGAAGAACCGTCTCGGCTCCCTGGTCTTCAACTTCGGCGGCCCCGGCGGCTCCGGCGTCGCGACCCTCCCCGGCGCCGCCAAGGAGTACGAGGCCCTGCGCGCCCGGTACGACCTGGTCAGCTTCGACCCCCGCGGGGTGGGCGCCAGCGCTCCCGTCCGCTGCGAGGACGACAAGCAGCTGGACGTGTACTACTCCCAGGACTCCTCCCCGGACACCCCCGAGGAGGAGAAGACCTACGTCGACAACACCAGGACGTACCAGCAGGCCTGCAAGGACAAGTCCGGCAAGCTCCTCCCCCACGTCGGCACCCCGGACGCCGCCCGCGACCTGGACCGCATCCGCCAGGCCCTCGGCGACGAGAAGCTGAACTACTTCGGCGTCTCCTACGGCACCGAGCTCGGCGGGGTCTACGCCCACCTCTTCCCCAAGAACGTCGGCCGGGCCGTCTTCGACGCCGTCGTGGACCCGACCAAGAACTCCGAGGAGGGGGCGATGGGCCAGGCCAAGGGCTTCCAGCTCGCCCTCGACAACTTCGCCCAGGACTGCGTGGACCGCGGCGACGAGTGCCGGCTCCAGGGCAGCACGCCCAAGGAGATCGAGGCCAACATCATCAAGCTCCAGAAGGAGCTGGCCGCGAAGCCCATCGCGGGCATCGGGGACCGGCAGCTCACCGAGAGCGCCGCCACCAACGGCATCGCGCAGGCCCTGTACTCCAAGGAGCTGTGGCCGCTGCTGGAGCAGGGGCTCGACGAGGCGGAGGGCGGGCAGGGGCAGCTGCTGCTGGCCCTGTCCGACGCACTCAACGGCCGTGACCAGCAAGGGCGTTACAGCAACATCGGCGCCGCGAACACCGCCATCAACTGTGTGGACTCCAAGGACCGTTACAGCCTGGAGGAGACCAAGGCCAAGCTGGCGGCGTTCCGTTCGGCCTCGCCCGTCTTCGGGGACTTCCTCGGCTGGGCCATGATGAGCTGCACCGACTGGCCGGTGCCCGGCACCTGGGAGACCCCGGACGTCTCCGCCCCCGGCTCCGCCCCGATCCTGGTGATCGGCAACACCGGCGACCCGGCCACCCCGTACGAGGGCGCCCGCAACATGGTGGAGCGGCTCGGCCCCGGCGTGGGCGTGGAGCTCACGTACAAGGGCGAGGGGCACGGCGCGTACAACAGCGGCGACCCCTGCGTGCAGGAGGCCGTCAACACGTACCTGCTGGACGGGAAGACGCCGAAGGCGGGCACCGTCTGCACCGCGAGCCCGGACGCCACGGGGACGCCCGTCGCGCCGGAGGATCCGGCGGGTGCCTGA
- a CDS encoding lysylphosphatidylglycerol synthase transmembrane domain-containing protein translates to MSPPDGAAADDGARPDDGAASRPEPVPATRPQTPPKALSKEVPSKAPRPDGDTGTGSGTDGESGDAEGSHGHASTAADRVEVDEPLLAARVHRPSDLVRLLVGILGIAVLLAIAAFAHGTTVGLEEDISKGTGQAPDLLIKVAALVSSIAVLLLPVAFAIERLIKRDGLRIADGVLAAVLAHGVTLATDLWVSQAAPDTIQDALTRPAGGGALTDPVHGYLAPVIAYMTAVGMTRRPHWRVALWVVLLLNALTMLVNGYTTPFSIILTVLIGWSVAYGTLYAVGSPNVRPTGQNLLAGLRRVGFQPVSAMRAELPEGPEPSEANDRGRRYHVTLEDGPPLDVTIVDREQQAHGFFYRVWRRVTLRGITTGRSLQSLRQALEQEALLAYAAIAAGANAPKLIATSELGPDAVMLVYEHLDARPLDALADEEITDELIHTTWKQVRALQSRRIAHRRLTGDALVVDRSGNVVLTDLRGGEIAAGDLVLRMDIAQLLTTVGLRVGAERAVASAVSVLGPDAVADCLPLLQPIALSRSTRATLRKLARERADRQREAVLESSRAAKAAREAESAASATPVSASAAADRKAEKKALEDALDGAREEDLLTQIRHQVLLIRPQAPVEPARLERIRPRTLVSFIAGAFGAYFLLTQLAHVDFATIIGEAQWGWVGAALAFSALTYFAAAMSLLGFVPERVPFLRTVVAQVAGSFVKLVAPAAVGGVALNTRFLQRAGVRPGLAVASVGASQLFGLASHILLLLSFGYLTGTEKTPEMTPSRAVIAGLLTVAVLVLVVTAVPFMRKFVVTRVRALFAGVVPRMLDVLQRPKKLMTGIGGMLLLTGCFVMCLDASIRAFGGGEAISYASIAVVFLAGNALGSAAPTPGGMGAVETTLTLGLIAAGLEKEVAISAVLLFRLMTFWLPVLPGWISFNFLTRKEAI, encoded by the coding sequence GTGAGCCCTCCGGACGGCGCGGCGGCTGACGACGGCGCGCGCCCAGACGACGGCGCCGCCTCCCGCCCCGAGCCCGTTCCGGCGACCCGCCCTCAGACCCCGCCGAAGGCTCTGTCGAAGGAGGTCCCGTCGAAGGCCCCGCGCCCCGACGGTGACACCGGCACCGGCAGCGGTACCGACGGCGAGAGCGGCGACGCGGAGGGGTCGCACGGCCACGCCTCCACGGCCGCCGACCGCGTCGAGGTCGACGAGCCGCTGCTCGCCGCCCGCGTGCACCGGCCGTCCGACCTCGTACGCCTCCTCGTCGGCATCCTCGGCATCGCCGTCCTGCTCGCCATCGCCGCCTTCGCCCACGGCACGACGGTCGGGCTCGAGGAGGACATCAGCAAGGGCACCGGCCAGGCGCCGGACCTGCTGATCAAGGTCGCGGCGCTCGTGTCCAGCATCGCCGTGCTGCTGCTGCCCGTCGCCTTCGCCATCGAGCGGCTGATCAAACGCGACGGGCTGCGCATCGCCGACGGCGTGCTCGCCGCCGTCCTCGCGCACGGCGTCACCCTCGCCACCGACCTGTGGGTCTCCCAGGCCGCCCCCGACACCATCCAGGACGCCCTCACCCGGCCCGCGGGCGGCGGGGCCCTCACCGACCCGGTGCACGGCTACCTCGCGCCCGTCATCGCGTACATGACCGCCGTCGGCATGACCCGCAGACCCCACTGGCGCGTGGCGCTGTGGGTGGTCCTGCTGCTCAACGCCCTCACCATGCTGGTCAACGGCTACACCACACCCTTCTCGATCATCCTCACCGTGCTGATCGGCTGGAGCGTCGCCTACGGCACCCTGTACGCCGTCGGCTCGCCCAATGTGCGCCCCACCGGGCAGAACCTCCTCGCCGGTCTGCGCCGGGTCGGCTTCCAGCCGGTCAGCGCGATGCGCGCCGAGCTGCCCGAGGGTCCCGAGCCGTCCGAGGCGAACGACCGGGGGCGCCGCTACCACGTGACCCTGGAGGACGGGCCGCCGCTCGACGTCACGATCGTCGACCGCGAGCAGCAGGCCCACGGCTTCTTCTACCGGGTCTGGCGCCGGGTCACCCTGCGCGGCATCACCACGGGCCGCAGCCTGCAGTCGCTGCGCCAGGCGCTGGAGCAGGAGGCGCTGCTCGCGTACGCGGCCATCGCGGCCGGGGCGAACGCGCCGAAGCTGATCGCCACCTCCGAGCTCGGCCCGGACGCGGTGATGCTCGTGTACGAGCACCTGGACGCCCGGCCCCTCGACGCGCTCGCCGACGAGGAGATCACCGACGAGCTGATCCACACCACGTGGAAGCAGGTACGGGCCCTGCAGTCGCGGCGGATCGCCCACCGGCGGCTCACCGGGGACGCCCTGGTGGTGGATCGTTCCGGCAATGTCGTCCTCACGGACCTGCGCGGCGGTGAGATCGCCGCGGGCGACCTGGTGCTGCGGATGGACATCGCCCAGCTGCTGACCACGGTCGGCCTGCGGGTCGGCGCGGAGCGCGCGGTGGCCTCGGCCGTGTCGGTGCTCGGCCCGGACGCGGTGGCGGACTGCCTGCCGCTGCTCCAGCCGATCGCGCTCAGCCGTTCCACCCGGGCGACGCTGCGCAAGCTGGCCCGGGAGCGGGCCGATCGGCAGCGGGAGGCCGTACTGGAGTCCTCGCGCGCGGCGAAGGCGGCGCGCGAGGCGGAGTCGGCGGCCTCCGCGACCCCGGTCTCCGCGTCGGCCGCCGCCGACCGCAAGGCCGAGAAGAAGGCCCTGGAGGACGCGCTGGACGGGGCCCGCGAGGAGGACCTGCTGACGCAGATCCGCCACCAGGTGCTGCTGATCCGCCCTCAGGCGCCGGTGGAGCCGGCCCGGCTGGAGCGGATCCGGCCGCGCACGCTGGTCTCGTTCATCGCAGGCGCGTTCGGTGCGTACTTCCTGCTCACGCAGCTGGCCCACGTGGACTTCGCGACGATCATCGGCGAGGCGCAGTGGGGCTGGGTCGGGGCGGCTCTGGCCTTCTCGGCGCTGACGTACTTCGCGGCGGCGATGAGCCTGCTGGGCTTCGTGCCGGAGCGGGTGCCGTTCCTGCGGACCGTGGTCGCGCAGGTGGCCGGGTCGTTCGTGAAGCTGGTGGCCCCGGCAGCGGTCGGCGGTGTCGCGCTGAACACCCGCTTCCTGCAGCGGGCGGGGGTCCGGCCGGGGCTGGCGGTCGCGAGCGTGGGCGCCTCCCAGCTCTTCGGGCTGGCCAGCCACATCCTGCTGCTGCTGTCCTTCGGCTACCTGACCGGAACCGAGAAGACCCCCGAGATGACCCCTTCCCGGGCGGTCATCGCGGGGCTGCTGACCGTCGCCGTGCTCGTGCTGGTGGTGACGGCGGTCCCGTTCATGCGGAAGTTCGTCGTGACGCGGGTGCGGGCGCTGTTCGCGGGCGTGGTGCCGCGCATGCTGGACGTGCTCCAGCGGCCGAAGAAGCTGATGACCGGCATCGGCGGGATGCTGCTGCTGACCGGCTGCTTCGTGATGTGCCTGGACGCGTCGATCCGCGCGTTCGGGGGCGGCGAGGCCATCAGCTACGCGAGCATCGCGGTGGTCTTCCTGGCGGGCAACGCACTGGGTTCGGCGGCGCCGACGCCGGGCGGCATGGGCGCGGTGGAGACCACCCTGACGCTGGGGCTGATCGCGGCCGGGCTGGAGAAGGAGGTCGCGATCTCGGCGGTGCTGTTGTTCCGGCTGATGACGTTCTGGCTGCCGGTGCTGCCGGGATGGATCTCGTTCAACTTCCTGACCCGCAAGGAAGCCATTTAG
- a CDS encoding MGMT family protein — protein sequence MSEELPAYAEHVLEVAERIPPGRVMTYGDVAEWLGEGGPRQVGRVMALYGGAVPWWRVVRADGVPLPGHELRALEHYRAEATPLRLTAGGEPRLDMRRARWDGAPGDTGQDGTRDEAHT from the coding sequence ATGAGTGAGGAGCTGCCCGCGTACGCGGAGCACGTGCTTGAGGTGGCAGAGCGTATTCCGCCCGGCCGGGTGATGACATACGGGGACGTCGCCGAATGGCTCGGCGAGGGAGGCCCGCGCCAAGTCGGGCGTGTCATGGCCCTGTACGGGGGAGCCGTGCCCTGGTGGCGCGTGGTGCGGGCGGACGGCGTACCCCTGCCCGGCCACGAGCTGCGCGCCCTGGAGCACTACCGGGCCGAAGCCACCCCGCTGCGCCTGACGGCGGGCGGCGAGCCGCGGCTGGACATGCGCCGGGCGCGCTGGGACGGGGCCCCGGGAGACACCGGACAGGACGGCACACGCGACGAGGCTCACACCTGA